A genomic window from Equus asinus isolate D_3611 breed Donkey chromosome 25, EquAss-T2T_v2, whole genome shotgun sequence includes:
- the LOC106846213 gene encoding small proline-rich protein 2I-like isoform X2 has product MSSQQQQCKQPCQPPPVCPPKCPEPCPPPKCPELYPPPKCQQKCPPVQPPPPCQQKCPPKSK; this is encoded by the coding sequence ATGTCTTCTCAACAGCAGCAGTGCaagcagccctgccagccccctcctGTGTGCCCACCTAAGTGCCCAGAGCCATGCCCGCCCCCAAAGTGCCCAGAGCTGTACCCACCCCCAAAGTGCCAGCAGAAATGCCCTCCTGTGCAACCTCCTCCACCATGCCAGCAGAAGTGCCCACCCAAGAGCAAATAA
- the LOC106846213 gene encoding small proline-rich protein 2E-like isoform X1 has protein sequence MDLHFVWEIPGQASFWQLHFALGWASSPIKRCSAARLSSSWYSSPDLLWRTCSEDSRKMSSQQQQCKQPCQPPPVCPPKCPEPCPPPKCPELYPPPKCQQKCPPVQPPPPCQQKCPPKSK, from the exons ATGGATTTGCATTTTGTTTGGGAAATTCCGGGGCAGGCCAGTTTTTGGCAGTTGCACTTTGCCCTGGGCTGGGCGTCAAGCCCTATAAAGAGGTGCTCTGCTGCACGACTGTCATCCTCCTGGTACTCGAGTCCCGACCTCCTTTGGAGAACGTG ctcCGAAGACTCCAGAAAGATGTCTTCTCAACAGCAGCAGTGCaagcagccctgccagccccctcctGTGTGCCCACCTAAGTGCCCAGAGCCATGCCCGCCCCCAAAGTGCCCAGAGCTGTACCCACCCCCAAAGTGCCAGCAGAAATGCCCTCCTGTGCAACCTCCTCCACCATGCCAGCAGAAGTGCCCACCCAAGAGCAAATAA
- the LOC139041999 gene encoding small proline-rich protein 2I-like: MSSQQQQCKQPCQPPPVCPPKCPEPCPPPKCPEPCPPPQRQQKCPPVQPPPPCQQKCPPKSK; the protein is encoded by the coding sequence ATGTCTTCTCAACAGCAGCAGTGCaagcagccctgccagccccctcctGTGTGCCCACCTAAGTGCCCAGAGCCGTGCCCGCCCCCAAAATGCCCTGAGCCGTGCCCACCCCCACAGAGGCAGCAGAAATGCCCTCCTGTGCAACCTCCTCCACCATGCCAGCAGAAGTGCCCGCCCAAGAGCAAGTAA